A region of the Kribbella sp. NBC_01245 genome:
GGTCATGCATCCGAACGTGGCAAGTGATGTCGACGGCAACTATCGCGGCTTCGACGGAACGGTGCGCAAGGCAACGGATTACACGCCGTACCAGAATTTCTCCTTGTGGGACACGTATCGCCCGCAGAACCAACTGGTCGAGCTGCTCGCGCCGAAGGTTGCCCGCGACACCCATCTGTCTGTACTCGCCCACGGCCGCGAAGGCGGTTGGCTGCCGCGATGGTCCCTGGCGAACTCCGAGACGAACATCATGACCGGCGATCCCGTCACGCCGTTCCTCGTCGAGGGCTGGTCGAAGGGCCTGCTGAAGGGATACGAGCAGGAGGCATACGACCTGCTCCGGAAGAACGCGACCGCCGTACCGCCCGTCGAACTGCCGCACAACGGTCGCGCCGGCGCGGCGTACTACGGTCAGGTCGGGTACGTGCCGTTCCCGCTCGACAAGGCGCGCGACTGCTTGCACAAGGGTGGCGACAACGACTGCTCGCACGGCGGTTCGGCGACCCTGGAGTACGCCGCGGCCGATGGCAGTCTGGCGTTGATGGCTCGCGCCCTGGGGAAGAAGGCCGACGCGCGGATGTTCGCGGCTCGCGCGCAGGCTTATCGGAACATCTGGGACTCGGGGATCGGGCATTTCCGGCCGCGCACGAAGGCCGGCGTTTGGCTCAGCCCGTACGACCCGCTAGACGGGTCGCATGCGTTCCACGAGGGTGGTGCGTACCAGTACCAATGGCTCGTGCCGCAGGATCCGGCTGGGTTGGTGGACTTGATGGGTGGACGCCGCGCGGCGGAGAAGCGGCTCGACGACTTCTTCGTTTACGACAAGCTGCTCACGGATCCGGCGGGGACGGCGCGAACCGACTGGGTGCAAGGGCCGTTCGAGTACTACGGCAAGGCGACGTACAACCCGAACAACGAGCCGGATCTGCTCGCGCCGTACATGTACGCGTGGACCGGCGCTCCGCATAAGACGTCGACCGTGGTGCGCGCGGCGATGACGTTGTTCACCAATGGGCCGGACGGCATGACCGGGAACGACGATCTCGGCACGATGTCCGCGTGGTACGTCTTCAGCTCGATCGGGTTGTATCCGACGATGAGTGGCGGCAACTTCTTTACCGTGACCACTCCGCAGTTCGAGAGTGTGCGGCTGCAGGTAGGGGCCTATGGCAAGCAAGGTGGCGTGTTGTCGATCGTTGCTCCTGGCACCGATGATGCGCGGCGATACATCACGTCCGCGCGGATCGACGGGATGCCCTGGAACAAGCCTTGGTTCTCGTGGGATCAGCTGCAGCGTGGCGCTTCCATCCGGTATGGCGTATCAGATCAACCGGGCTCATGGGGTACGGCGCGGTGGGCCGAGCCGCCTTCGGTTGCGTCCGGCAACGGCGTGCCTAGGTCGACGGTGGACGCCGCCTTCAGTCCGGGCGAGGTGGTGATGCCCGCTAAGGATGTCGCGCAAAAGGTTGACTTCTCGGCGGAGATCCTCGTGCAGGACGACCGGCGACGTACGGTGTCTATCCGTACTTCCGGACCGACTGGCTGGTCGGTCGAGCCCGTGGAGTCGTCGGTGCGGGTTACGTCTGACGGGCTGCCGGTGCAAAAGACGGTTGCGTTGTCGGTCGGCATCCCGGCTGGGGCGGCGCCGGGGCGTTATCCGATCAACGCGGTGATTTCGTCGGAAGGCCTTGCGGATAAGACGATTCAGGCCGTGGTGATGATTCGTCAGGCCCGTTGTGCGGCGTCGACTGCTACGTCATGTGCGATTGATCTGGCGGAGTATTACGACCATGACGGGACGGCCACGGTCGCCGAGAACGCGTCGGGTGATTTCGATGGCGGCGGCTGGAGCTACGACGCGGCCCTCTTGCCGCCGACGGGCGCGGTCGAGCTGGGTGGTACGACGTACTTCGCGCCGGACGCCACGGGCACCGCGAAGAACTTCGTGGAGACGACTGGCGAGTCGATCCTCATTCCCGCGGGCGCGTTCAACGAGCTGCGGATCGCTGGTGCGGCGCACAACGGCACGGTAACCGGGGATGTGCTGATCACGTACGACGATGGGAGTACGTCGACGGCACCGCTGGTGCTGACGGACTGGGCGGGCTCGCCTGCCGCTGGGAATACCGTTGCCCTACGCAACGAGCACCGGATCCAGCGCGGGGTGGGCGTGGTCGGGCCGCCGGTGAACATCTTCGAGGCCCGCTTGCCGTTGACTCCGGGCAAACGCGCCCAATCCATCACCCTGCCAGGCGATTCCCGCCAGGAGCTGTACGCCATCACCGCGACCACCACGCAGGCCGCAGCGCTACGCGTCAACCCGATCCCGTCCGACATCCCGACATCCCCTGCCGTCGTACCGTCGTCCTAGCCAACTCATGCCGCGAGTGGTCACATCTGGTCCGCGCGGACGTCGGCAGAAGTCGGCGTTGGGGACCAGATGTGACCACTCGCGGCAGGAACCAGATGCGCTGTCGTCCGCGGCCTGCCAACGGCGTCAGCTGAGGGCGTTGGCGTACCAGGGTTTGATCGTGTTGTTGATGATGGCGAGGCGTTCCTCGAACGGCAGGAAGGCGCTCTTCATCGCATTGATGGTGAACCAGCGGATATCGGCCAGCCCATAGTCGAATGCCTCGGCCAGCAAGGCGAATTCGCGAGTCAAACTGGTGCCGCTCATCAGCCGGTTGTCCGTGTTGACCGTGACGCGGAACTTCAGCGCCGCGAGCAGCCCGATCGGGTGATGCGCGATCGAATCGGCGGCCCCGGTCTGAAGGTTGGAACTCGGGCACATCTCCAGCGGGATACGGCTATCCCGCACGTACGCCGCCAGCCGGCCCAGCTCGACCTTGTCCAGATCGATCGCGGCGAGCTCCAGCGCGGCGTTATCGGCGCCAGTGATGTCGTCGATGATCCGAACGCCATGACCCAGACGATCCGCACCACACCACTGGATCGCCTGCCAGATCGACGGCAACCCGAAGGCCTCACCAGCGTGAATGGTGAAATGCGCGTTCTCCCGCTGCAGGTACTCGAACGCGTCCAGGTGCCGGGTGGGAGGAAAACCCGCCTCCGCGCCCGCGATGTCGAACCCGGCAACTCCCGCGTCGCGATACGCGATGGCTAGCTCCGCGATCTCCATCGAACGCGCCTGATGCCGCATCGCCGTCAGCAATTGCCGTACGACGATCTTGTCGCCGGCGAGCGCTTCACCCTGCTCGAAGCCTTCGCGAACTGCGTCGACCACCTGCTCAAGGGTCAACCCGCCATTGAGGTGTTGCTCCGGCGCGTACCGGATCTCGGCGTACACGACGCCGTCAGCCGCGAGATCCTGGACGCATTCGCTCGCGACCCGGGTGATCGCGGCGGCGTTCTGCATCACCGCGACGGTGTGGTCGAACGTCTCCAGGTACCGCTCGAGCGAGCCCGAGTCGGCCGACTCGGTGAACCAGGCACCGAGCTCCTCCGCGTCCGACCTCGGCAGGGTGTGGCCGATATCTGACGCCAGTTCCGCGATCGTCTCCGGCCGCAGCCCACCGTCCAGGTGGTCGTGCAGCAATACCTTTGGCGCGGCGAGCAATTGGTCCCGACTGATCATCCCCCCATCCTGACAGGCCCTGCCCTCGGTTCTCCATCAGCTCCCGCCCGGTCACGCGGTGTGGGGACGGCGGGTGCGCGGGGTTATTCGGGTGCGCGTGACCTGCGGCATCCGCATGATGAGGGCCGAACCCTGAGCCGGAGGTGCCCGTGGAATTTGTGCCCCATAACCCAACCGAAGGCGTATATCCCGCTAGCGACGACTACGTCCATGCGTTGGAGGTCCGCGGCGCCAGCCGAACGCTGTACGTCGCCGGGACCATGGGCCTCGATCCCGCCGGTGTTGCCGGCAGCGAGTTGACCGAACAGCTTGAGCTGATCTGGTCCAACCTCCGCGCGATCCTTGCCTCGGCCGATATGACCGTGGACAACATCGTCCGAATCACGAGCTACCTCCGCGACCCGTCGTACGCCGAAGCCAACGCCGCGGCCCGGGTGGCCGCCCTCGGCGATCGCGTCGTCCCCACCACCGCGATCGTCGCCCAAACCCTCGTCGACAATTGGCTAGTGGAACTGGAAGTCATCGCCGCCGCCTGACCATTCGCTGGTTGCGGGTCAGGCGGGGTCGACGCGGAAGACGGGGAAGCCGGGGGCCACCTCGAGGAGGCGGGAGTCGGGGGAGTCGGCGTTGACGTCATCGCCGAAGAACGCGCCGACCTCCCACGCCCACTTCTTCAGATAGCGGCGGAGGATCTCCGGCTTCTCCGCGTCGGCCAGCTCAACCCCACGGAAGACCTGCGTCTTCCGCCCGATCGCCAACTTGGCCTCGGCGTTGACGCGCAGGTTCTTCACCCACTGGGTATGACCGCGCGGCGCGACCAGGTACTGCACGCCGTCCACGACCAGCAGGTTCACCGGAACCGACCGCCACTCACCGGACTTCCGTCCCTGGACCGACAGCACCCGGCTGCCCTGCAGGCTGATCCCGAGTTTCGCCAGGCCGGCGACCACGCCGTTCAGCATCCGGCCGCTCCAGCCCATGCCCTTGGTGACGTAGCGCTTGCTGTCGTAGCTCTGCTCCATGGCGGTTCTCCTCTGTTGCGGTCTGTTACGGCGGCGAGTAAGTGCGGTGCTCTGAAACGAGAGCACCGCTCTCGGTTTCACCAGTGAACACGAGATCACCGATCCAAGTCAAGAGCAATGCTCTCGTTTGTGGTCATTGCTCTCGGAAGCTGGCAGACTGCTCGCATGAGTGCACCAAGAACCGCACGGGACCGAGCCCGGGCCGAGCTGACCCACGAGATCAAAGAGGCCGCCCGGCAGCAGCTCATCACCGGCGGCGCCGAGCAACTCTCGCTCCGCGCGGTAGCCCGCGAGCTAGGCATGGTGTCGTCCGCTCTCTACCGGTACTTCCCCAGCCGGGACGAGCTCCTCACCGCCTTGATCATCGACGCGTACGAGGCCCTGGGCGAGATCGCCGAACAAGCCGCCGCCACCGGCAACCCCCGCAACTACCGTGCCCGCTGGAGATCGGTCTACCGAGCCATCCGCGACTGGTCCGTCGAGAACCCGCAGGAATACGCCCTCATTTACGGCTCCCCGGTCGCCGGCTACCACGCCCCCGAGAGCACCGTCGGCCCAGCCGCGCGAATCCCGCTCGCCCTGATCGGACTACTCCGCGAGGCCCATTCCGCCGGCCGCCTCAACACGTCGCACGGCCCGGTCCTGATGACCCCCGCCCTCCGCAAACAACTCCAAGCCGTTGCCGACGTCAACGCCCCCGGCCTACCAGTCGAGGTCCTGAGCCGACTCGTCATCGCCTGGACCCAACTCTTCGGCATGATCAGCTTCGAACTCTTCGGCCACCTCAAAGGCAGCGTCGACCCCACCCGCCCCTTCTTCGACTTCGCCACCGACCAAATGGCCGACTACCTAGGCCTCGAAACCCCTTGACCCCCAGCCCAGACGTACCGGTTTTCAAGACCGGCGCGCTTAAGTGCGGAAGGCCTTCGGGAGGGGGAGGTGGAGGGCTCGGTCTAGGCGGTGGAGGTAGGTGTCGCGGGGGAGGGTGGTGGCGCCGAGGGTGGCGAGGTGGCTGGTCACCCATTGGATGTCGAGGACTCGGTCGGCGGCGTACTCGTCGGTGAGGAGTTCGACCAGGCCTGCGACGGCGGCCTTCGAGCCGTCGGTCTGGTGGTGGAACATCGACTCGCCGGCGAACAGCCCGCCGATGGCGACGCCGTACAGGCCGCCGGCCAGTTCGCCGTCGCGCCAGGCTTCGACGGAATGGACCCAGCCCATTCGGTGCAATTTGGTGTACGCCGCGATGATGTCCGGGTCGATCCAGGAACCAGGCCGGCGCGGATCCGCACAAGCCCGGATGACCTCGTCGAACGCCGTGTTGACCCGGATCTCGAACGGCTTACGCGCTCGCCGCAAGGACCGCGACGGGCTGTACCCGGCCACCTCGATCACGCCTCGATCGACCGGCGACCACCACAACAACGGGCCGTCCGAGTCGGGCATCGGGAAGAGCCCGCGCCGGTACGCCGCGAGGATGGTCCCGGGCTCGAGGTCCGCGCCGGCCGCGACGACATCGCCCGGCCCGGCCACTGCGACCGGCGGGAAGTCCCACACGGAGGCTGGTGGTTCGACTGGCACGTCTCCATCCTGACCTACCGTTCGGTCGTTCAATCCACCGGTGGGGGCTCAATCGGGGTTTTGCCCGAGGTGCGCGATCCCCAGAGCCACGTATGGTTGACGGGGAGCGTTCAGTCCTGTGAGGAGTGGCATGGCCGGTGTAGCCAGGTTCGTCGCCAGCAGTCTCGCGCCCGCCGCCCAGCGATTCGCACCGCAGGCCGCCGCGGGTGTGCTGCGGCGCATTCTCGAGGTCGCGATCGACGGCTATCAACGATTCCCTGGCGCGGAGGCCGTCGCGCAGCGCTATCTGGACAAGCACACCGAGCCGCAGGACGCGCTCGAGGCGATCATCGACCAGCATGTCCGGCTGGCCGGCGTGCAGGGATTTCTCACGAGCATCGGCGGGTTGATCACGCTGCCGATTTCGCTGCCGACGAACCTCACCGGGCTCGCCGTGGTGCAGACCCGGATGGTCGCGTCGATCGCCAGCGTGCGTGGGTACGACCTGGACGATCCGCGCGTGCGTACTGCGGTCATCACCTGTCTGCTCGGCGAGGACGGCGTCACCGATCGGCTGAAGAAGTCGAGCCTGCCGACCTCCCCGCTGGCGATGGCGACCGCGCCGGTGTTCGACCCGGAGCTGGATCGGCTGGTCTCGGCTGAGGTCGTCGGCGAACTGATCGCGCGGATCGGCGGCAAACGAATGGCCATCACGGTGACGCGACGAGTGCCACTTCTCGGTGGTGCGGTTGGCGCCGGGGTCGACGGTTGGTCGACGTACAAGATCGGGCAGTACGCCGACAAGGCCCTGCTACGACGCATCCGCCGCCCAATCGAGCCCTGACCAGTCGCAAGGTCTATCCCGGCCCGAGCCCTGACCTGCGGAGGTCTGACTCGGCCGAGCCCTGCCCCGGGCCGAGGTCGGACCGGGCCGAGGTCTGACCCGGCCGAGGTCTGACCGAGCCGAAGTCTGATCCGCCGTGCCGGAGCCGGACGTGCCGGAGCCGGGCGTGCCGGGGCCGGGCGTGTCTGGGCCGCTGGTCCGCTGGTCCGCTGGTCCGCTGGAATATCGCTGAGAAATGTCGGCGTCGGCTGGCACGATGATCGGGTGACCATTTCGGTGCAAGGGCGGAACCGCCGGGCGGAGCTGGGGGATTTCCTCAAGGCTCGCCGAGCGCAGGTCTCGCCTGCCGATGTCGGCCTGCCTCCCGGGCCCCGACGTCGTACGCCGGGATTGCGGCGCGAGGAGGTCGCCCAGCTCGCGGGTGTCGGCGTCACTTGGTACACGTGGCTCGAGCAGGGCCGCCCGATCAACGTGAGTTCGCAAGTGCTGGACGCCGTCGCGCGGACGTTGGGGTTGTCGCCGCCGGAGCGCACGCACCTGTATCGGCTCACCGAGTCGACGCCCGCGCGGTCGGAACCGGAAGCATGCGCGGACGAGTCCACGCTGGTCGAGATCCTGATGGCGCTCGATCCGCTGCCGGCCGTCATCAGCAATACCCGGTTCGACATTTTGAAGGTCAACGAGCCGTTCCGGAATCTCTTCCACGACTGGCATTCGCTGCCCTGCGTGCACAAGAACCTGCTGTGGTGCATCGTCACCGAGCCGCGCGCCCGGCAATCGCTGCTCAACTACGACACCGAGGTGCCGTATCTGGTCGCGCGATTGCGCTCGGCGTACGGCGAACACCTGGGCGATCCACTCTGGGAGGAGGACATCGCCCGACTGTGCAACGTGAGCCCCGAATTCGAGGAGCTCTGGTCGCGCCATGAGGTCGCCGCGTGCCAGCCCCGCCCGCGGCACGTCGTACACCCGATCGCCGGCGAACTCCACCTAACGGTCACCGAAATGGCCCTCCCGGCGTACCCAGACCTCCGCCTCTTCGTCGAAACCCCCGCCGACGCCCAAACCCGCACCCGCCTCCCCCTGGCAACCCAACCCCCACCACCCAACGCCTAACCAGCCCACCCGCCCAACCTCCCCCCTCGCCCGCCGCCCCGCGCCACGCCCCGGACGGGCCGAGCCGGGCCGCCTGGTGTATCCCGTTCATCGGGCCCTTGTGACAGGGCGTGTCGGCATTCATCGGTCCCTTGGGACCAGGGGTGAGGGCCTACTTCCCTTTGCATTCATTCGTCGGAATCCGCCCTCAGCCGTCGCCTGGCTGTGCGGGTCCGCAGTGCTGTGAGGGCGGATTCCGACGAATGAATGCAGGGGAACGGTGCCTGGCGGAATCACCGCGGGCCTGGCCAAGAGGTGTCCGGCGAGCCGCCAATGAGGGCGCGCTGCTGGTGGTCGGTCACAAGGGCCCGACGAACGGCGACACGCCTGGCAACTAGGGCCCGATGACACGCCGAGGTTTGGTCACGAGGGACCGATGAATGCCGACACACCGCGTCACAAGGGCCCGATGAACGGGATACAACCGGCGGCTCGGCGTGGCGGACGACGGACGGCCGGCCGGGGTGGGCTGGGCCAGCCGGAGGCAGCCGGGTCGCCGGGTCGCCGGTCGCTGGAGGGGTTAGCCGGAGAGGGCTTGGACGGCGCGGCTGGGGGAGGGTTTGCCTAGTTGGGTGGACATCCAGACGCTGGTTTGGACGAGTTTTTCCAGGTTGATGCCGGTTTGGATGCCGAGGCCGTCGAGTTGCCAGACCAGGTCTTCGGTGGCGAGGTTGCCCGTCGCGCTTTCGGCGTACGGGCAGCCGCCGAGACCGCCCGCCGAGCTGTCGACGGTGGTGACGCCTGAGCGGAGGGCGGTGAGGGTGTTCGCGAGGGCCTGGCCGTACGTGTCGTGGAAATGCACCGCCAGCGCCTCGACGCCGACGCCCGCTTTGCCGAAGGCCTCGAGCAAGGCGGTGACCTGGCCCGGGGTGGCGACGCCGATCGTGTCGCCGAGGGAGAGCTCGTGGCAGCCGAGTTCGGCCAGGCGGGCGCCTACGCGGACGACCTGCTCGATGGGTACGTCGCCCTCCCACGGGTCGCCGTAGCACATCGACACATACCCGCGGACGGCCAAACCGGCGTCGAGCGCCCGCCTGATCGTCGGCGCGAACATCGCGAACTGGTCGTCGACCGTGGAGTTCAGGTTCTTCGCGGCGAACGTCTCGGTGGCACTCGCGAAGATCGCGATCTCGGCCACGCCGGCTTCCAGCGCTCGGTCGAGACCGCGCTCGTTCGGCACGAGGACGGGCGCTCGTACGTCGGAGGGCAGGTCGATCGCCTTCAGGAGTTCGGCGGCGTCGGCCAACTGCGGGACCCACTTCGGATGCACGAAGCTGGTCGTCTCGATCGTGGTCAGCCCGGCCTCGGCCAGGCGCCCGATGAACTCGGCCTTGACGGCGACGTCCACGATGGCCGACTCGTTCTGCAGGCCGTCGCGCGGTCCGACCTCGTAGACGGTGACACGATCGGGCAGTCCTTCAGCCCTGACCAGCTGCGGTTTACGCACCTTTGCTCCCACCTGCCCGATGAGTTCGGGCCCTCGACCAGAATGTCACTCGATGACAAGCCAACCAGTGACTCCAGCGGACACCCTCGCCGACATTCTGCGCGGGGTCGAACGCGGCATGTTCCCCGCACCGGATCTGAGTGTCACCGTAGTGCCCGCGCCCTCCGAAAGGGACACCTGCGTGATCGGTCTCACGGCGCACATCGTGGTCGCCGCTGACGTCGATCCCGCCTGGGTCCACCGGCAACTGACGCCGGGCGATCTCTCGGCGCCACTCAATCCGCCATTCCTCGAGGCCCTCTCGAACCTCACCGGCCGCCGGGTGAACGCCATCGACGCCATGCTGCTCGCGTCGGCTCTCCCCGACGACGCCGAACGGGCCGAGCTGCTGGCCGGGTTGACCGAGGTGACCGCCGACGAGCATCCACGAGTACGTCGTGCCCGGCGCTATCGGGAGGGCATCCGGGTGTACGTCGACGCGGCGGGCGGGATGCTGCTCACCGGGTACGGCCTGGCCGGGCGGCTCGAGTGTGCCCTGGAAGTCGCCGAAGACAGCCGCGGCATGGGGAACGGGCGGCGGCTTGCCAGGACCGCTCGCGCCCTCGCACCGGTTGGCGCGCACATCTGGGCGCAAGTCACGCCCGGCAACGCCGCCTCATTCCGCGCCTTCCTCGCGGCGGGCTACCTCCCCGTCGGCTCCGAAGCCCTC
Encoded here:
- a CDS encoding GH92 family glycosyl hydrolase → MPRSPRLAATLAAVAILATSLQAIPATAAAVVPADLTALVNPFVGTKNFGNTFPGASAPFGMAQVSPDTGGQGGYDYSRNTLYGFSQTHLSGVGCEVMGELPVMPTSGAIGSVRHDQYGSVFSHARESAKPGLYQVHLDRYGVDVALTATARTGWQRYTFDPAQPANVLFNTGKAQQRVFSSELSIVGDRRVEGRINAGNFCAGVDRHTLYFSAEFDRPFASFGTWKGDVKTPGSRESANTGGNGGWVSFDPASDRDVVLKVGLSYTGVAGARANLVAETGDAFDFDATQRKLTAEWNEMLHRIEVAGGTADRQTAFYTALYHSVMHPNVASDVDGNYRGFDGTVRKATDYTPYQNFSLWDTYRPQNQLVELLAPKVARDTHLSVLAHGREGGWLPRWSLANSETNIMTGDPVTPFLVEGWSKGLLKGYEQEAYDLLRKNATAVPPVELPHNGRAGAAYYGQVGYVPFPLDKARDCLHKGGDNDCSHGGSATLEYAAADGSLALMARALGKKADARMFAARAQAYRNIWDSGIGHFRPRTKAGVWLSPYDPLDGSHAFHEGGAYQYQWLVPQDPAGLVDLMGGRRAAEKRLDDFFVYDKLLTDPAGTARTDWVQGPFEYYGKATYNPNNEPDLLAPYMYAWTGAPHKTSTVVRAAMTLFTNGPDGMTGNDDLGTMSAWYVFSSIGLYPTMSGGNFFTVTTPQFESVRLQVGAYGKQGGVLSIVAPGTDDARRYITSARIDGMPWNKPWFSWDQLQRGASIRYGVSDQPGSWGTARWAEPPSVASGNGVPRSTVDAAFSPGEVVMPAKDVAQKVDFSAEILVQDDRRRTVSIRTSGPTGWSVEPVESSVRVTSDGLPVQKTVALSVGIPAGAAPGRYPINAVISSEGLADKTIQAVVMIRQARCAASTATSCAIDLAEYYDHDGTATVAENASGDFDGGGWSYDAALLPPTGAVELGGTTYFAPDATGTAKNFVETTGESILIPAGAFNELRIAGAAHNGTVTGDVLITYDDGSTSTAPLVLTDWAGSPAAGNTVALRNEHRIQRGVGVVGPPVNIFEARLPLTPGKRAQSITLPGDSRQELYAITATTTQAAALRVNPIPSDIPTSPAVVPSS
- a CDS encoding adenosine deaminase, whose protein sequence is MISRDQLLAAPKVLLHDHLDGGLRPETIAELASDIGHTLPRSDAEELGAWFTESADSGSLERYLETFDHTVAVMQNAAAITRVASECVQDLAADGVVYAEIRYAPEQHLNGGLTLEQVVDAVREGFEQGEALAGDKIVVRQLLTAMRHQARSMEIAELAIAYRDAGVAGFDIAGAEAGFPPTRHLDAFEYLQRENAHFTIHAGEAFGLPSIWQAIQWCGADRLGHGVRIIDDITGADNAALELAAIDLDKVELGRLAAYVRDSRIPLEMCPSSNLQTGAADSIAHHPIGLLAALKFRVTVNTDNRLMSGTSLTREFALLAEAFDYGLADIRWFTINAMKSAFLPFEERLAIINNTIKPWYANALS
- a CDS encoding RidA family protein, yielding MEFVPHNPTEGVYPASDDYVHALEVRGASRTLYVAGTMGLDPAGVAGSELTEQLELIWSNLRAILASADMTVDNIVRITSYLRDPSYAEANAAARVAALGDRVVPTTAIVAQTLVDNWLVELEVIAAA
- a CDS encoding nitroreductase family deazaflavin-dependent oxidoreductase codes for the protein MEQSYDSKRYVTKGMGWSGRMLNGVVAGLAKLGISLQGSRVLSVQGRKSGEWRSVPVNLLVVDGVQYLVAPRGHTQWVKNLRVNAEAKLAIGRKTQVFRGVELADAEKPEILRRYLKKWAWEVGAFFGDDVNADSPDSRLLEVAPGFPVFRVDPA
- a CDS encoding TetR/AcrR family transcriptional regulator gives rise to the protein MSAPRTARDRARAELTHEIKEAARQQLITGGAEQLSLRAVARELGMVSSALYRYFPSRDELLTALIIDAYEALGEIAEQAAATGNPRNYRARWRSVYRAIRDWSVENPQEYALIYGSPVAGYHAPESTVGPAARIPLALIGLLREAHSAGRLNTSHGPVLMTPALRKQLQAVADVNAPGLPVEVLSRLVIAWTQLFGMISFELFGHLKGSVDPTRPFFDFATDQMADYLGLETP
- the aat gene encoding leucyl/phenylalanyl-tRNA--protein transferase, which codes for MPVEPPASVWDFPPVAVAGPGDVVAAGADLEPGTILAAYRRGLFPMPDSDGPLLWWSPVDRGVIEVAGYSPSRSLRRARKPFEIRVNTAFDEVIRACADPRRPGSWIDPDIIAAYTKLHRMGWVHSVEAWRDGELAGGLYGVAIGGLFAGESMFHHQTDGSKAAVAGLVELLTDEYAADRVLDIQWVTSHLATLGATTLPRDTYLHRLDRALHLPLPKAFRT
- a CDS encoding EcsC family protein; its protein translation is MAGVARFVASSLAPAAQRFAPQAAAGVLRRILEVAIDGYQRFPGAEAVAQRYLDKHTEPQDALEAIIDQHVRLAGVQGFLTSIGGLITLPISLPTNLTGLAVVQTRMVASIASVRGYDLDDPRVRTAVITCLLGEDGVTDRLKKSSLPTSPLAMATAPVFDPELDRLVSAEVVGELIARIGGKRMAITVTRRVPLLGGAVGAGVDGWSTYKIGQYADKALLRRIRRPIEP
- a CDS encoding helix-turn-helix transcriptional regulator codes for the protein MTISVQGRNRRAELGDFLKARRAQVSPADVGLPPGPRRRTPGLRREEVAQLAGVGVTWYTWLEQGRPINVSSQVLDAVARTLGLSPPERTHLYRLTESTPARSEPEACADESTLVEILMALDPLPAVISNTRFDILKVNEPFRNLFHDWHSLPCVHKNLLWCIVTEPRARQSLLNYDTEVPYLVARLRSAYGEHLGDPLWEEDIARLCNVSPEFEELWSRHEVAACQPRPRHVVHPIAGELHLTVTEMALPAYPDLRLFVETPADAQTRTRLPLATQPPPPNA
- a CDS encoding hydroxymethylglutaryl-CoA lyase, producing MRKPQLVRAEGLPDRVTVYEVGPRDGLQNESAIVDVAVKAEFIGRLAEAGLTTIETTSFVHPKWVPQLADAAELLKAIDLPSDVRAPVLVPNERGLDRALEAGVAEIAIFASATETFAAKNLNSTVDDQFAMFAPTIRRALDAGLAVRGYVSMCYGDPWEGDVPIEQVVRVGARLAELGCHELSLGDTIGVATPGQVTALLEAFGKAGVGVEALAVHFHDTYGQALANTLTALRSGVTTVDSSAGGLGGCPYAESATGNLATEDLVWQLDGLGIQTGINLEKLVQTSVWMSTQLGKPSPSRAVQALSG
- a CDS encoding GNAT family N-acetyltransferase — translated: MTSQPVTPADTLADILRGVERGMFPAPDLSVTVVPAPSERDTCVIGLTAHIVVAADVDPAWVHRQLTPGDLSAPLNPPFLEALSNLTGRRVNAIDAMLLASALPDDAERAELLAGLTEVTADEHPRVRRARRYREGIRVYVDAAGGMLLTGYGLAGRLECALEVAEDSRGMGNGRRLARTARALAPVGAHIWAQVTPGNAASFRAFLAAGYLPVGSEALLVR